GTAATATGCCTCTGGCTGCTAAGCGTTTTCGCTTTGCTTGTCAGATCTTGGAAAGAGGTTATTGTGATTAGAGACATGGGTATAGCTGTCTGAGGTTAGGGGTGTTTGCATTTTGATTGATTTGTTAACTAGCGGTGGTTGTTTGTCGTATAAGCTGTTGGTTGGTATTGTGCTGATTCAACAAAAGGTGAGTAAGTTCAGATCACTATTTCCGAAGTATGATTTCAAAATTGCTGATTCATGAACAGTAGTTAAGTGTGTGGTAGAAGTTGTATGTGTTACCTATTAATCTGTTAGGACTGGTATGAAGCTTAACAAATGTATAGTAACTAGTAAGTTTCATATGTAGAGCTAAAGATGCATATGCAGAGTGTTGTTTGAGTAAGAGTTGGATTGTCCGTTGAAGTATGAGTTCTTTTTTTCCATggttatataatataattacataCGATATTGTCATTAAAGCATGCCTTGACAGACAAGGATAAAAAGAGCAAGACACTAGTCTAGGATCACGTTAATCTAAAAGAGGTCAACATATACAATTTCATTCAGCAAGGATTTGCAGCTTGCAGGCTGCAATAGAGTTCAGAATCCATGTATTACTTGCTATCTTTGAACCTGTAGAGCTTGCTAGAACCTCCGCATCATGTCGCCGTTGAGTAGAAATGGTATCCCTTTTGGAAGGACTGCATTTATCAGGAAGCTCAAGGTTGTAAATTATGAGTGTCTGGGGTGGATGCATACCAGGTGATGTTGAGTTTGCGTCACCAGACACTGGTTTTCTATTCAAAATTACCCCTCCAGCAGCGGTCACAAGATCTTGCAAATAGCCCTTATATGATGGCATAAAATCTCCCACAAAATAGAACTTGAAGCCATCGAAAAGCTTTGGTTGctgcataaagaaagaaattttGTCAACACAGACCACTAGTTTGCACAAAATCCGGAAATTGCACCAAGAAATCCAATCTAAAAGCACAGCTAATTTTAATGAAATAGAAGTTAGTTTTAGTCATAGTAGGTTTTTGCCTAAAACATTAAGACGTGAAATCAAACGTCTAGCTGCTTTATTATCATTGCGTGTTCCAGGACATtcatataaaagataaataaggtTTATCTAAAAAGTATGCCTAAGAAATTAACATGAGAAagttttaatataaattaacaaTGTTTTGACGCCAAAACACTTAACAATGAAAATTCTAACCTTATTTAAAACTCTTAGTCGTCCAAGATGAGGACCATCATGGATTCCATGGATGTCAAGATTGATTTCATAACTCTCCTCATCAACAGGCTTCATTTCCTTCATGCAAGCTTTAATCCCTGTAACCAGACAACATGAGAATAGGAGAGATGTCGcaattattaattttgtgaTGACATTTTAGTAGGAATTAGAAACCAGAGGAATTCTAGTTAAAGTACTGAGCTCACATTCAATATTGAGAATCCACTTCCCCTCCAGTATGCCCATCAATACTTTGAGGGTCCTTTTACAAGCCTTATTTTCGTCTGTTGATGCTATAACATGGGTAACACTTGAATCCCATTTTTTCAAAACAGTAACCTTGGTTACTCTTTGAAATTCAGAAACAACATCCTACAGTTTTCAACCATGAAACAAAGTAAATATGGCTTCTAAATGAGGGGGGAAAGACAATATGCCATATGCAATTATTTACCCTCTCCTGTATTGACAGAGCTGAGCAACAAAGCACAATTTTCTTGTATGATCCAACAGCAATCCCTTTCTGATTTGTTGGGCCATGTTTGAAAGCAAGGCTTTTACTGTCTCTCGTTCTGCACTTATTGCTCTTACCCTTGGATCCTGAACTCTCACAGGGTAAAATGCACGAAGTATGTAAAGGGCATAACATGACAAAGTTTTCCTGATGCataaaaatgaaaggatttGATTAGATGGGTTCATTTAAAAAGCTGCATGAAACTTTAAATCCTCACTGCTTTTTATCGCATACCATATCCCATCGGCAATGCGTAGTCCACTTGGCACAAGGAACATGAAAGCTCCTACGACAACTTTTCTCGTAACAACCAAGAGCAGCGCCCTTGAGTCCACAAAAACCACACTTAATTCTCCGGCTCCTACTTATTTCAGCTTCAAGATTAATTGCATTATCATCTTCAAAATATACATTGGGGGCCCTGCACAAGTTTAGAACAAATTAACTTTACATATCAAACTCAGTCACAAGTAAACATTCAAAGTAGAGGTAGTTAGTCGTCAGTAAAAATTAGGAAATTACCATTCTGTGCAGTTCCTGTGAGAATGTATGACTTTGGATCCTCCTTCATAATTTGCAGCAACAGGCTTGGTGCCATAGTAATGCATCATTGGCCCAGAAACCTGAATTTTGAATGGCACACTATCAAATCCTAGTTCGTATATAGTAGATAACATATTAGAGATGACTAGATGCGTGAGCAAACAAATTTACCTCTGATTCTTCTGATGAGTGACAAAAAACACATTGATACTTTTCAGCTTGACTTTCACAGTTCGGTAAAACTGGTACATGCATCAAAGTGCTACATTTCTCCTTAGATGTATCATCCAAAACCTTGACACCAGGACACCTCTGGGTACTTTCATTAGGTTGGATTTGTTCACCAGCCTTTGTCTGAGAGATAAAATCGGAGGAAAGTTTCAATTTCTTGGTACTCCTCAATTCGCTACCGCAAGAAATAGACTTTCTGAAAACTTTCCCTTTAATTTGCCTTTTATTGGACATCTTTCCATTTTTGTCTGTCTGCTGACTTAACATAGATGATGCAGAACCAGCTAATTCATCATCAGTTTGATTTTGCATGCAAGATAATTCTTCAGCTTGGTCCTGCACATAATTCAGCTTTTGCTTTCCAGATCTTTTACTCTGGCATTTACCTGGAATCATTTGGCAAGCAAG
This sequence is a window from Arachis stenosperma cultivar V10309 chromosome 10, arast.V10309.gnm1.PFL2, whole genome shotgun sequence. Protein-coding genes within it:
- the LOC130954475 gene encoding protein BREAST CANCER SUSCEPTIBILITY 1 homolog produces the protein MANRTDLEEMGRELQCPICLSLLNSPASLPCSHVFCNFCIVKSMKSSSDCPVCKIPFFPREVRPSPRSLNLVNIYKRMERSSGMNLFLTQNPHHSKFSDEETQCQADADCGREDATRSHPNPAQKRKTLKNSVSGKKNVPDTAKPSLPAKKRVQVPQDPLSETPFKNLSSGDSLYGTRKEGKEKDTDTANENPLQSERDVPVLSPFFWLREEEGVENLSQQTFGDKLIDESPTPSPPSFSDLKDSDDENPTKLTLSDEVQNKTSFDLFDSELFEWTQRPCSPELFSSPVKLQPLSAGVISENQEDLLEASKELERNKSSDYAENTKLQNSQNGTRLPDVLQPSVTSPFRSSGDINGAKKYKKRSRKMREKAAQEQVVEQQDSIEGINVDSNRSLEITEDQSREKQQASNLGKTNIKCKRVCFDTRTDSNISVVFRNGEVNMAKDSYISHSQKETNKLACQMIPGKCQSKRSGKQKLNYVQDQAEELSCMQNQTDDELAGSASSMLSQQTDKNGKMSNKRQIKGKVFRKSISCGSELRSTKKLKLSSDFISQTKAGEQIQPNESTQRCPGVKVLDDTSKEKCSTLMHVPVLPNCESQAEKYQCVFCHSSEESEVSGPMMHYYGTKPVAANYEGGSKVIHSHRNCTEWAPNVYFEDDNAINLEAEISRSRRIKCGFCGLKGAALGCYEKSCRRSFHVPCAKWTTHCRWDMENFVMLCPLHTSCILPCESSGSKGKSNKCRTRDSKSLAFKHGPTNQKGIAVGSYKKIVLCCSALSIQERDVVSEFQRVTKVTVLKKWDSSVTHVIASTDENKACKRTLKVLMGILEGKWILNIEWIKACMKEMKPVDEESYEINLDIHGIHDGPHLGRLRVLNKQPKLFDGFKFYFVGDFMPSYKGYLQDLVTAAGGVILNRKPVSGDANSTSPGMHPPQTLIIYNLELPDKCSPSKRDTISTQRRHDAEVLASSTGSKIASNTWILNSIAACKLQILAE